One genomic segment of Anguilla anguilla isolate fAngAng1 chromosome 2, fAngAng1.pri, whole genome shotgun sequence includes these proteins:
- the LOC118221939 gene encoding dexamethasone-induced Ras-related protein 1-like, with protein sequence MIKKMTPSENEFDIPAKNCYRMVILGSTKVGKTAIVSRFLTGRFEDQYTPTIEEFHRKFYSIRGEVYQLDLLDTSGNHPFPAMRRLSILTGDVFILVFSLDNRESFREVQRLKQQIFETKSCLKNKTKENVDVPLVICGNKGDREFYREIQREEIEQLVAGDQQCAYFEISAKRNTNVDKMFQALFTMAKLPHEMSPDLHRKVSVQYCDMLHSRKSIKNKKFKDSDAYGIVAPFARRPSVHSDLMYIKEKAIGGGQGKDKERCVIS encoded by the exons ATGATTAAGAAAATGACGCCCTCTGAGAATGAGTTTGACATACCGGCTAAAAACTGCTACAGGATGGTAATTCTGGGTTCCACAAAAGTTGGCAAAACGGCTATCGTGTCCCGGTTTCTCACCGGCCGGTTCGAGGACCAGTACACGCCGACCATTGAAGAATTTCACAGGAAATTCTACAGCATCAGGGGGGAAGTTTACCAACTAGACCTGCTGGACACGTCCGGAAACCATCCCTTCCCCGCAATGAGAAGGCTGTCCATACTCACAG GCGACGTCTTTATACTGGTGTTCAGTCTGGACAACAGGGAGTCTTTTCGGGAAGTACAACGCCTGAAGCAACAGATCTTCGAGACCAAATCCTGCCTGAAAAACAAGACTAAAGAGAACGTAGACGTCCCCCTGGTGATCTGCGGGAACAAGGGCGATCGAGAGTTCTACAGGGAGATCCAGAGGGAGGAGATCGAACAGCTGGTCGCCGGGGACCAGCAGTGTGCCTACTTCGAGATCTCGGCCAAGAGGAACACTAACGTGGACAAAATGTTTCAGGCTCTCTTCACCATGGCCAAGCTGCCGCACGAGATGAGCCCGGACCTGCACCGCAAGGTCTCGGTGCAGTACTGCGACATGCTTCACAGCAGAAAGTCaatcaaaaacaagaaattCAAAGACAGTGACGCGTATGGGATCGTGGCGCCCTTCGCCCGACGACCCAGCGTGCACAGCGACTTGATGTACATAAAAGAGAAGGCGATTGGCGGCGGTCAGGGGAAGGACAAAGAGCGGTGTGTCATCAGCTAG